Within Anolis sagrei isolate rAnoSag1 chromosome X, rAnoSag1.mat, whole genome shotgun sequence, the genomic segment CATGGGCCTGTAGTGCTTGGGATTTCCTATTAATAGATGCCTTAAAAAAGTTTAGTTAGGATTCCACTGGATGCAGACAGTGTTTTATCAAGCTTTGTAGTGTGTCCATTATATCATTTTATCGTTTGTTCACAGAAGTGTTATTGGTGCTGACCGTCATCTGTGCATTGGCGGCCAGGTCTCTGCAACCCGATGGAGAACCTGCCAGAGAACAGACGACTCCCGAAAGCCAGAAATGCCCTGTCCCGTGCAGTTGTATCTATGAAGAATGGAACGATGAGCTGAGTGTCCAGTGCAGCCTGCAGAAACTCACAAAACTGCCTGAAAACATTCCCAGAGGAGTAAAGACGTTGTGGCTGGATGGCAATAATTTCACTTCCTTGTCCGCGCTTGCTTTCAGAAACCTCTCCAGCTTGGAATTCCTCAATCTGCAGGGCAGCCATTTGTCAAGTATTGAGCAACATACCTTCCATGGCTTGGAAGCATTGTACTCCTTGTTTCTCGAACGCAACCAGCTAAAGTTGTTGGCACCCAACATCTTCCTCCACCTGCAGAACTTGATTTCCCTACGGCTCAACAACAACCAGTTCAGCAAAATTGAAGAAGGTGTATTTGCTGGGCTTTCAAACCTCTGGTACTTGAATCTCGGATGGAACTCCTTGGTCATTCTCCCAGACAAAGTATTTCATGATCTGCCCAATCTAAGGGAGCTGGTTTTGGCTGGGAACAAACTGCACTATCTTCAGCATCAACTGTTCCTCAGTCTCAATGAGCTGAGAGAACTGGACTTGAGTGGGAATTCACTCAAGGGCATCAAAGGCAATATCTTTTCCAGGCTCCAAAAGCTGCAGAAGCTCTATCTGAATCAGAACCAGATCAATGCCATCGCCCCTCGGGCCTTTGTGGGTATGAAATCTCTAAGGTGGCTGGATCTCTCTCACAACCGTCTCACCACTTTATTTGAAGATACGTTCCTGGGCCTCTCCAGCCTGCGCGTCCTGCGTCTCTCCAGCAATTCCATTGTGGGCCTGGGCCCCAAAATCTTTAAAGACCTCCACTCCTTGGAGGAGCTCCAACTAGGACACAACATGATTCGGAATTTGTTGGAAAGAGGGTTTGACAAACTCAGTCAGCTGGACGTTCTTGCTCTCAACGACAATCAGATCGAAGAGATCCGAGTGGGAGCCTTCCTTGGGCTCTCTAAGGTGGCCGTTATGAATCTTTCTGGAAATTGCTTTAAGACTCTTGCAGATTTCACTTTCACAGGTCTTAACCAGCTCCACAGTCTTCACCTGGAAAACAGCTGCCTCAGTAGGATCAGGCCACTGATGTTTTCCAACCTTTCAAGCTTGCGCCGGCTCTTTTTGCGGCACAACACCATTTCCACAATCGAGGAGCACAGCCTGAATAACTTGCACGAACTCATTGACCTGGACCTCAGGCACAATTGCCTGATCCGACTCTCTCCTAATCAATTTGCAGGCCTCCAGAATTTAGAGTACCTTCTCCTTTCTTCAAACCAGTTGCTGGAAATCTCGCCTGAAGCCTTTGCCCCACTTCAGCGCCTCTCCTGGCTCGACCTCTCCAACAATGGTCTGGAAACACTGGAAAGCAATATCTTCAGCTCCTTTTCGAAACTGGGATATTTGAATGTGAGGAACAATTCGCTGAGAACATTCCCCTTGGGTTGGCTAAGCCCTTCACCGACACTCCTTCACCTTTGGTTGGAAGGCAACCATTGGCAGTGCAATTGCTCCCTGAAAGGACTAAGGGACTTTGCTTTGCAGCATCCCGATGTGGTCCCACGGTACGTACAGTCCATCACGGAAGGGGACGTCCCCGTATACACATACAACAACATCACTTGCACAAGCCCCGAAGAAGTGGCTGGGCTTGACCTGCGGGACGTCCAGGACTGGCATTTTGCAGAGTGCTAAACACTGGCACTTGCTACCATGCCCAATGATAATTATCTTCCTTTTGAATCATGAACCATTGATAaatgtggcatataaatgccaagAAGGCCTCATGTCATTAAAAGTAGCCATGCAAAACATCAGTCAAATTTCCTTCCTATGGACTTTATATTTTTACTATCCATTTGTGTTGGTGACGGAGCTTTTTTCTTGCACTCCTGAGGAGCACCCCAAAGCCACCTTTGGGTGGTTTGTTCAGAAAGTGAATGCCTGATGAAAAGGCTCTCtggtgctatatatatataaattacacAAATAGAAGGCTATGGAGAGGCCCAATTAGAACGCAGTC encodes:
- the IGFALS gene encoding insulin-like growth factor-binding protein complex acid labile subunit; amino-acid sequence: MIKEVLLVLTVICALAARSLQPDGEPAREQTTPESQKCPVPCSCIYEEWNDELSVQCSLQKLTKLPENIPRGVKTLWLDGNNFTSLSALAFRNLSSLEFLNLQGSHLSSIEQHTFHGLEALYSLFLERNQLKLLAPNIFLHLQNLISLRLNNNQFSKIEEGVFAGLSNLWYLNLGWNSLVILPDKVFHDLPNLRELVLAGNKLHYLQHQLFLSLNELRELDLSGNSLKGIKGNIFSRLQKLQKLYLNQNQINAIAPRAFVGMKSLRWLDLSHNRLTTLFEDTFLGLSSLRVLRLSSNSIVGLGPKIFKDLHSLEELQLGHNMIRNLLERGFDKLSQLDVLALNDNQIEEIRVGAFLGLSKVAVMNLSGNCFKTLADFTFTGLNQLHSLHLENSCLSRIRPLMFSNLSSLRRLFLRHNTISTIEEHSLNNLHELIDLDLRHNCLIRLSPNQFAGLQNLEYLLLSSNQLLEISPEAFAPLQRLSWLDLSNNGLETLESNIFSSFSKLGYLNVRNNSLRTFPLGWLSPSPTLLHLWLEGNHWQCNCSLKGLRDFALQHPDVVPRYVQSITEGDVPVYTYNNITCTSPEEVAGLDLRDVQDWHFAEC